Proteins from a genomic interval of Hoyosella subflava DQS3-9A1:
- a CDS encoding ParA family protein codes for MTRRVAIANQKGGVGKTTVALGLASAASAAGISTLLIDLDPQGNATSCLGVDPADLEFTANDVLHADAKGVAADAIAPSKWDHISLIGSDLSLAERDGDQALGSEHRLRKALDTDVLGSFELVLIDCQPSVGKLVSNALIASDSVLIVTEPSVSASQGVANVMHTVDTVKELFNPALELLGVILNRVPPRSREAEFRTEELSSALGERLWSPHIPLRTVIAEAQGAREPIHAYGNRAADLISIFDVHLARIMNGGK; via the coding sequence ATGACACGCCGTGTAGCGATAGCGAACCAGAAGGGCGGGGTGGGCAAGACGACCGTCGCGCTCGGTCTGGCCTCGGCCGCGTCCGCGGCTGGCATATCCACCCTGCTGATTGATCTCGACCCGCAGGGCAACGCCACGAGCTGTCTCGGCGTGGACCCTGCCGACCTGGAGTTCACCGCGAACGATGTCCTGCACGCCGATGCAAAGGGTGTCGCGGCCGACGCGATCGCGCCCTCCAAGTGGGACCACATCTCACTGATCGGCTCGGACCTCTCCCTAGCCGAGCGGGACGGCGATCAGGCCCTCGGTTCGGAGCACCGTCTCCGCAAGGCCCTCGACACCGATGTCCTCGGCAGCTTCGAGCTCGTGCTGATCGACTGCCAGCCCAGCGTGGGCAAGCTGGTCAGTAACGCGCTGATCGCTTCGGACAGCGTGCTCATCGTGACAGAGCCCTCGGTGAGCGCCTCCCAGGGTGTCGCCAATGTCATGCACACCGTAGACACCGTGAAGGAGCTGTTCAATCCGGCTCTCGAGTTGCTCGGGGTCATCCTCAATCGCGTGCCGCCGCGTTCCCGCGAAGCGGAGTTCCGCACTGAGGAGCTCAGCAGTGCACTGGGGGAGCGGCTCTGGAGTCCGCACATTCCGCTCCGTACCGTCATCGCGGAAGCGCAGGGTGCCCGCGAGCCGATCCACGCGTACGGCAACCGCGCGGCAGACCTGATCAGCATCTTCGACGTACATCTGGCGCGAATCATGAACGGAGGAAAGTGA